A genomic stretch from Helianthus annuus cultivar XRQ/B chromosome 1, HanXRQr2.0-SUNRISE, whole genome shotgun sequence includes:
- the LOC110881781 gene encoding zinc finger protein ZAT5, whose product MEATQEYCYSSYMTDSRNMINKGKRTKRPRPSSPLALTMASTSSTTTSEDGDTENPTNSTFHMPTNTSIEFTKILQEHEEEDMANCLILLAQGQSSLPPPLHNESAVEVARKSQFYLYECKTCYRGFSSFQALGGHRASHKKPFKPNVEDKSRLSMAKQDVDVDLSSTTLSLQIGSNQVTPCNPSGSVKVTKIHICSICGAEFGSGQALGGHMRRHRSMSMATTNCSGSNGCQESKKPKSVLSLDLNLPAPIEDDQREKKFPFRSRDQMITFSNSSLVHCHF is encoded by the coding sequence atggAAGCCACTCAAGAATATTGTTACAGTTCATACATGACCGATTCAAGAAACATGATCAACAAGGGAAAAAGAACTAAACGTCCAAGACCCTCTTCTCCTCTAGCTTTAACCATGGCCTCCACCTCTTCCACCACCACTAGTGAAGATGGTGACACAGAAAACCCTACTAATAGCACCTTCCACATGCCAACCAATACTTCCATTGAATTCACAAAGATTCTCCAAGAACACGAGGAAGAAGATATGGCCAACTGCTTAATTCTTCTGGCTCAGGGCCAGTCTTCCCTGCCACCCCCACTGCACAACGAAAGTGCAGTGGAGGTGGCGAGGAAGTCACAGTTTTATCTTTATGAATGTAAAACATGCTACCGCGGGTTTTCGTCCTTTCAAGCCCTTGGTGGTCATAGGGCTAGTCACAAGAAACCCTTTAAGCCTAATGTGGAAGATAAAAGTAGGCTAAGTATGGCCAAACAAGATGTGGATGTTGATCTTAGTTCTACAACGTTATCTCTACAAATTGGTTCGAACCAGGTGACTCCTTGTAACCCTAGTGGCTCGGTCAAGGTAACCAAGATTCATATATGTTCGATATGTGGTGCTGAATTTGGTTCTGGTCAGGCACTAGGTGGTCATATGAGGCGACATAGGTCCATGTCCATGGCTACAACCAATTGTAGTGGTTCGAATGGGTGTCAAGAATCCAAGAAACCGAAAAGTGTACTATCGTTGGACTTGAATCTTCCGGCTCCGATTGAAGATGATCAGAGGGAAAAGAAATTCCCGTTTCGATCGAGAGATCAAATGATCACATTCTCGAATTCTTCTCTTGTGCATTGTCATTTCTAA